The genomic segment TGTTGACTTTGCGAGCGCTGGGCGAGGTTTCCGCTGCAAGCATGGAGGGAAAATAAGCGGCCCACGGCCTAACAGGCTAATCATTCCATAGCCTATACAGCCCATAGCCGCAAAAAAAAGAGCCCGCAGCCAATGCGGGCTCTTGCTCTTTGTACTATTTTCACAATATATCGCTTATTTTATCAGATCTACAGCATCCTGCGGCACAAATGCATCGGTTCCGTTGTAAACGATGACGCCTTTAAGGGTCGTTTTCTTTCCGTTCAGGACGGCGATGTTTTTGTAAATTTGCAGCTCCAGCTTCTGGCTGCCCTTCGTCACGAGGATGGCAGGGTTTTTCGCATCCTTCAGGTTAAGCTCGTATTTCGCTCCTTTAGCCGTAAACGCCTGCTTCGCCGGCACGAACAGCTGCTTGCTGACTGCATCCAGATCAAGATCCAGCACGCGCGCCATATACTTCGCAATATCGGTGTTGTCGATGACGCCAAATGGTCGGTCATTATTCGGAGCGTACGTGTACAGCACCACATCTCCGCCCGTATGTCCGCCAGTTGTCCAGCCAATACCTGCGCGCTTGCTGATCATCGGGCCAACTGCATAATTCATTCTGCCCGGCTCCGCAGCTTTAATCGCCGCCATTTCCTCCGCCGTCAAATCCGAAATACCGTAATATTGCTGAAGCACGGATTTAATGTTCGTTCTCTTCGCATCCAGCTTCGCTTCCAAGCCCTCGCCCGTCAGCTTCGCTTTCTTCAGCGGGCCAATGAAGGTGGACAACGGCTCTTTATCGTAGGTGCCTGTCGTTGCGGCGTTGCCAATCGTTAATCCGCCATTGCCATGGTCGGTAACAGCAACAACAGCTGTCTGCTTGTCTTTTTTCGCAAAATCCAGCGCTACCTTAACTGCATTATCAAAAGCCAGCACATCGCTAATAATACCTATTGGATCGTTGGCATGAGCGGCCCAATCCACCTTGCTGCCCTCTACCATGAGGAAAAAGCCGTCTTTATCCTTGGAAAGAATGTCGATCGCTTTTTGCGTCATGTCGGCGAGACTTGGCTGCTTAGCGGGATCGCGGTCCATATCATAGGACAAGCCTGCCGGAGCGAACATGCCCCACAGCTTGCCTGATTTGGAGGCCTTCATCGCTGCTGGCGTCGTCACATAGTCGTAACCGAGCGCTTTAATGGAAGAAACCAAATTTTCGCCATCGCTGCGGCCGGACGGAACCAAATAATCGCTGCCCCCGCCCAATACAACATCGACCTGATTATATACCTGCTGCTTGCTCAAGGCATCGTAGTTTTTGCGGTCTGGATAGTGAGCGGTAAAATCAGCCGGAGTCGCATGCATAATTTCCGAGGTTGCAA from the Paenibacillus sp. BIHB 4019 genome contains:
- a CDS encoding alkaline phosphatase, which codes for MLKRFHARAAKVALAVATIVAVITVGGNSGVSAEDEQSPIKNVIILIPDGMANDATALARWYKGSSLTLDQMASGMVRTHSADAPIADSAPAGTAFATGHKSHTGFVGVLPDKATMPGQKAIAPGDERKPIASVLEASKLAGKATGIIATSEIMHATPADFTAHYPDRKNYDALSKQQVYNQVDVVLGGGSDYLVPSGRSDGENLVSSIKALGYDYVTTPAAMKASKSGKLWGMFAPAGLSYDMDRDPAKQPSLADMTQKAIDILSKDKDGFFLMVEGSKVDWAAHANDPIGIISDVLAFDNAVKVALDFAKKDKQTAVVAVTDHGNGGLTIGNAATTGTYDKEPLSTFIGPLKKAKLTGEGLEAKLDAKRTNIKSVLQQYYGISDLTAEEMAAIKAAEPGRMNYAVGPMISKRAGIGWTTGGHTGGDVVLYTYAPNNDRPFGVIDNTDIAKYMARVLDLDLDAVSKQLFVPAKQAFTAKGAKYELNLKDAKNPAILVTKGSQKLELQIYKNIAVLNGKKTTLKGVIVYNGTDAFVPQDAVDLIK